CCGAGGTGCCGGTGAGGATGGCGAACGGCGCCGGCCCGCGGCGCTCGCCGCAGGCCGCGCGCACGGCGGCGATGGCCTGCAGCACGCCCACCTGGTACGCCGCCCGGGCGCCGCCGCCGGTGAGCACCAGCGCCGTGTCGGCATGGGGTGATGCGGCGGCGGGGGGGGCCATGGCGGCGGCGTGGTCTGCGTCGTGCTACGTGTCTTTCGCCCCGGCCTTGAGCAGCAGGGCGGCCAGCGCGTCGCCTTCGAGCAGGACCAAGCCATTGTCGCGTGCGAAGCTGCGCGCATTCTCGCTCACCGTGCCCGACAGCGCCACGTACACGCCGGCGCGCGCGCCTTCGCGCTGCACCGCGGCCTGCAGCTCGCGCAGCGGCTCCACGCCGTGGCTGGCAGCCTTCCAGCGGCGCGCGGCCACGAGGACGGTCTTGCCGTCCTTGGTGATGCGCAGGTCGCTGCTGCGCCCGTCCGTGCGCTGCACCTGCTGGCCCTCGGCGCGCCAGGCACGCTCCAGGCTGTCGGCGAACTCGCGCCAGGGCATGGCGCCCGCTGCCTGCAGCGCGGCCTGCACGCGCGCAGCGCCGGGCGCGCGCCACTGGCGCCAGGCGGCGATGCAGCCCACGACGGCAATCGGCACCGCTCCGACGGCGGCAAACGGGGCGATGTGGGCCGGCAGCAGCGCGCCGCAGGCCAGGACGATGGCGGCGGCAATGGCAAAGCTGACCCACCAGGGCGAGCGCAGCAGGATCGCGAAGCCCGAGTTGGGGGCCATCTTCAGTTTCACGGGAGATTCCTCGAGGGGTGGTTTTCTTGTGAGGGCGAGCCTAACTGAGCTTTTTTGCGTGGGGCTATTCTTTTCGGGCGTGGCTGGCCAGGATGTGCGTCTGTTTAGCCAAAATTAAAAAGAATAGCTTCAACCGCCCGCCCAGTAAGCGCTGGAGGCCAATTTGACCAAAAATCACCTCAGCGCCAGCACCGCCCGCGCCACCCCCGCGATGCCCTCGGGCGACAGGCTGGGTGCACCCACCCGCCTGCGCGCCTCCCAGTGCGTGAAGTTGCGCGCATGCGAGCGGCCATAGTGCGGGTCGTAGTGCAGGCGCATCAGTTCCTCGAACAGGGGCGCGAGCTGGCCCGTGTGCGCCCAGGCCTGCCAGCGCTGCACGGTCTCCTTGCTGTGCAGCTCCACCAGGACGCCCAGGCGCTGGGCCAGGGCCTCGGGGTCGTCGCCCAGGTAGGCGTAGTCGCGCAGCAGATAGGACAGGCGCTCTTCGGGCCCGGCCTCGATCTCGATGCAGGCGGCGGCGCGCAGGCGCTGCACCAGCGGCACGGGCACGGACAGGCGGCCGATGCGCGCGCTCTCGCCCTCCACATACAGGGGGCGCGACAGGTCCAGCGTCTCCAGCACGGTGGCGATCTGCGTCTCGAAGTTCTTCTGCGAGGGCTGGGCCACGCCGGGCAGGGCGCCGAGCAGCGAGCCTTTGTGGCGCGCGCAATGCTCCAGGTCCAGCACCTGCGCGCCCTGGGCAGCCAACTGCTGCAGCACGCGCGTCTTGGCGCTGCCCGTGGCGCCGACGAGCACGCGCAGATCGGCCTGCGGCACCAGCGCCTCGATTTGGTCCATTACATGGCGGCGAAAGGCCTTGTAGCCGCCCGCGAGCTGCTGCGCGTCCCAGCCCACTAGGCGCAGCCACTGCACCATGGAGCCGCTGCGCATGCCGCCGCGCCAGCAATAGACCAGCGGGCGCCAGCCCTGGGGCTTGTCGGCGAAGCGCTCGCGCAGGTGGCGCGCGAGGTTTGCGGCAACAAAAGCCCCGCCCACGCGCCGCGCCTCGAACGCGCCCTGCTGCACGTAGAGGGTGCCGACGATGGCGCGCTCCTCGTCGTCGAGCACCGGGCAGTTGATGGCGCCGGGGATGTGGTCCTCGGCGAACTCGGCGGGCGAGCGCGCGTCGATGATGGTGTCGAAGGCGTGGCGGTCTGCGGGGCGTATGGGGCGGTGGTGGGACACGGGCGGGCGGTGAATCTGGGATGATGCGGCGGTTTTTCCCTCATTGTCCGTTACCGCCATGAACGCCAGCCCCGCTCCCGACTCGCCCCGTCTCACCTCGCTGTCGCACGGCGGCGGCTGCGGCTGCAAGATCGCGCCGGGCGTGCTGTCGCAGATCCTGCAGCAAGGCGGCGCGGGCGCAGTCATGCCGCCCGAGCTGCTGGTGGGCATAGAGACGGCGGACGATGCGGCCGTCTACCGCCTGAACGACAGCCAGGCGCTGGTGGCTACCACCGACTTCTTCATGCCCATCGTGGACGACCCGTACGAGTTCGGCCGCATCGCCGCCACGAACGCCCTGAGCGACGTGTACGCCATGGGCGGCAGGCCCATCATGGCGCTGGCGCTGGTGGCCATGCCGGTGAGCCGGCTGCCGCTGGACGTGATCGGCGCCATCATCCGCGGCGGGCAGGACGTGTGCCGCGCCGCGGGCATACCCATCGCGGGGGGGCACACCATCGACTCGGTCGAGCCCATCTACGGTCTTGTCGCCATGGGCCTGGTGCACCCCGACCGCGTGCGCCGCAACGCGGGCGCTCGGCCCGGCGACGTGCTGGTGCTGGGCAAGCCGCTGGGCGTGGGCGTGTACTCGGCGGCGCTCAAGAAGGAGCAGCTGGGCGATGCGCACTACCGCGAGATGATCGCCAGCACCACGCTTCTCAACACCCCCGGCCCGCTGCTGGCCGCGCTGCCCGGCGTACACGCCATCACCGACGTGACGGGCTTCGGCCTGGCCGGCCATGCGCTGGAGATGGCGCGCGGCGCGGGCGTGACGGTCGCCGTCGATTGGGCGCGCGTGCCGCTGCTGCCCGGCGTGGCCGAGCTCGCCGCTGCGGGTTTCGTGACCGGCGCCAGCGGCCGCAACTGGGCGGGCTACGGCGCCGACGTGGTGCTGGCGCATGGCCTGCCGGCCACGGCCCAGGCGCTCGCGACCGACCCGCAGACCTCGGGCGGCCTGCTCGTGGCCTGCGCGCCGGGCAGCGTAGACGAGGTGCTGGCGGTGTTCGCGCGCGAGGGCTTCGCGCGGGCCGCGGTCATCGGCGGCGTGCAGGCCGGGCCTGCGCGGTTGGAGCTGCGTTGAGCGCCCTGCCGGCGGCGCCCGCGCCGCAGCCCGCCGCGCCGGCGGGGCAGGGCGGGCTGCGCGACCTGTCGCCGGCCTACTTCGGCCTGGTCATGGCCACGGGCATCGTGTCCCTGGCCGCGGACATGCAGGGCTGGCCGCTGCTGGCGCGCGCGCTGCTGACCCTCAATGCCGTGCAGTACGTGGCGCTGTGGGGCCTGTACCTGCTGCGCGCCTGGCGCTACCCGCGGCGTTTTTTTGGCGACATGGTGGACCATGCGCGCGGGGCCGGCTACTTCACCATGGTGGCGGCCACGGGCATCATGGCCAGCCAGTGCATCGTGCTGCTGGGCGACGTGGCCCTGGGCTTCGCGCTGTGGGCGCTGGCGGCGCTGCTGTGGGTGTTGCTCACTTACACCATCTTCACGGCCTTCACCATCCGCCCCGACAAGCCCACGCTGGACCGCGGCATCAGCGGCGCCTGGCTGCTGGCCGTGGTGTCCACGCAGGCGCTGGCCGTTTCCAGCGCCCTGCTGGCCGCGCGCATCGGCCAGCCGCTGCGGCTGGAGCTCAACCTGCTGGCGTTGTCCATGTGGCTGTGGGGCGGCATGCTCTACATCTGGATGATGGCGCTGATCTTCTACCGCTACCTGTTCTTCCGCTTCTCGCCCAGCGACCTGTCGCCGCCGTACTGGATCAACATGGGGGCCATGGCCATCTCCACGCTGGCTGGCTCGCTCTTGATACTGAACGCGCCGCAGGCGCCCTTCCTGGTGTCGCTGCTGCCGTTCCTCAAGGGATTCACGGTGTTCTACTGGGCCTCGGGCACCTGGTGGATTCCCATGCTGGTGCTGCTGGGCATCTGGCGCCATGGCGTGCGCCGTTTTCCGCTGCGCTACGACCCGCTGTACTGGGGCGCGGTGTTCCCGCTGGGCATGTACGCGGCCTGCACCTGGCAGATGGACAAGGCCATGGAATTCGGCTTCCTGGACGCGCTGCCCCGGCTGTTCTTCCCCGTGGCGCTGCTGGCCTGGCTGCTGGCCTTCGCCGGCATGCTGCGCAGCGTGGCACGCCAGGCGCGCGGGCTATAGGCACAGGGGCG
This region of Alicycliphilus denitrificans K601 genomic DNA includes:
- a CDS encoding restriction endonuclease, whose product is MAPNSGFAILLRSPWWVSFAIAAAIVLACGALLPAHIAPFAAVGAVPIAVVGCIAAWRQWRAPGAARVQAALQAAGAMPWREFADSLERAWRAEGQQVQRTDGRSSDLRITKDGKTVLVAARRWKAASHGVEPLRELQAAVQREGARAGVYVALSGTVSENARSFARDNGLVLLEGDALAALLLKAGAKDT
- the mnmH gene encoding tRNA 2-selenouridine(34) synthase MnmH, whose translation is MSHHRPIRPADRHAFDTIIDARSPAEFAEDHIPGAINCPVLDDEERAIVGTLYVQQGAFEARRVGGAFVAANLARHLRERFADKPQGWRPLVYCWRGGMRSGSMVQWLRLVGWDAQQLAGGYKAFRRHVMDQIEALVPQADLRVLVGATGSAKTRVLQQLAAQGAQVLDLEHCARHKGSLLGALPGVAQPSQKNFETQIATVLETLDLSRPLYVEGESARIGRLSVPVPLVQRLRAAACIEIEAGPEERLSYLLRDYAYLGDDPEALAQRLGVLVELHSKETVQRWQAWAHTGQLAPLFEELMRLHYDPHYGRSHARNFTHWEARRRVGAPSLSPEGIAGVARAVLALR
- the selD gene encoding selenide, water dikinase SelD → MNASPAPDSPRLTSLSHGGGCGCKIAPGVLSQILQQGGAGAVMPPELLVGIETADDAAVYRLNDSQALVATTDFFMPIVDDPYEFGRIAATNALSDVYAMGGRPIMALALVAMPVSRLPLDVIGAIIRGGQDVCRAAGIPIAGGHTIDSVEPIYGLVAMGLVHPDRVRRNAGARPGDVLVLGKPLGVGVYSAALKKEQLGDAHYREMIASTTLLNTPGPLLAALPGVHAITDVTGFGLAGHALEMARGAGVTVAVDWARVPLLPGVAELAAAGFVTGASGRNWAGYGADVVLAHGLPATAQALATDPQTSGGLLVACAPGSVDEVLAVFAREGFARAAVIGGVQAGPARLELR
- a CDS encoding tellurite resistance/C4-dicarboxylate transporter family protein encodes the protein MSALPAAPAPQPAAPAGQGGLRDLSPAYFGLVMATGIVSLAADMQGWPLLARALLTLNAVQYVALWGLYLLRAWRYPRRFFGDMVDHARGAGYFTMVAATGIMASQCIVLLGDVALGFALWALAALLWVLLTYTIFTAFTIRPDKPTLDRGISGAWLLAVVSTQALAVSSALLAARIGQPLRLELNLLALSMWLWGGMLYIWMMALIFYRYLFFRFSPSDLSPPYWINMGAMAISTLAGSLLILNAPQAPFLVSLLPFLKGFTVFYWASGTWWIPMLVLLGIWRHGVRRFPLRYDPLYWGAVFPLGMYAACTWQMDKAMEFGFLDALPRLFFPVALLAWLLAFAGMLRSVARQARGL